The Microbacterium sp. LKL04 sequence GCGCGAGGCGCGGGTCGAGGCCGAGGACCGTACGGGTGTCGGTGCCGCCCTTCGCGTTCGGCACCTCCTCCTCGCGGTACGCGTCGACGAGGAAGGCCATCATGGCCCGCGTCAGACCGAAGGACGGCTCGATGACGTACGGGACGTAGGTCTCACCGGATGCCTGGTCGAAGTACACGAGCTTCTGCCCGGACGCCTCGATGTGGCTCGACAGGTCGAAGTCGGTGCGGTTGGCGACACCCATGAGCTCGCCCCACTCCTTGCCCGTGAAGCCGAACCGGTACTCGACGTCGATGGTGCCGGCCGAGTAGTGGGCGCGGTCCTCCTTCGGCACGTCGAATTGCCGCATGTTCTCGGGGTCGATGCCGAGGTCGATGAACCAGTTCCAGCACGCCTCGACCCAGTGATCGAACCACTCGCCCGCCTCGGCGGGAGGCGTGAAGAACTCGATCTCCATCTGCTCGAACTCGCGGGTGCGGAAGATGAAGTTGCCGGGCGTGATCTCGTTGCGGAACGCCTTGCCGACCTGGCCGATGCCGAACGGGGGCTTCTTGCGCGATGCGGTGAGGACGTTCGAGAAGTTGACGAAGATGCCTTGCGCGGTCTCGGGACGCAGGAAGTGCAGGCCGCTCTCGTCGTCGACGACGCCGAGGTAGGTCTTCACGAGACCCGAGAACGACTTGGGCTCGGTGTACTGGCCCTTCGTACCGCAGTTCGGGCACGGGATGTCGCCGAGACCGTTCTCGGCCTTGCGACCCTTGCGGGCCTCGAAGTCCTCGATGAGCGTGTCCTCACGGAAGCGCTTGTGGCACTGCAGGCACTCGACGAGCGGGTCGCTGAAGGTGGCGACGTGGCCCGAGGCCTCCCACACGCGCTTGGGCAGGATCACCGAGGAGTCGAGGCCGACCATGTCGCCGCGCCCGCGGACGAACGTCTGCCACCACTGACGACGGATGTTCTCCTTGAGCTCGGTGCCGAGGGGGCCGTAGTCCCACGCCGACCGCGACCCGCCGTAGATCTCGCCCGCCTGGAAGACGAACCCGCGGTGACGGGCGAGGGCGATGACTTTGTCGAGACGGGACTGCTCGGCCACGGTGGCTCCAATGGTCGTTGTGAAGAGGGTGCGCGAGAGCGCGGATGCCGCAGCGCGCGGCATCCGTCAGTCTATCGGGGCGCCCCGGCCGATCCGGCGTGGCCGGACGGCGACGATCAGGAGACGAAGCGGATGCTGAGAGGCGGCGTGTACCACTGCCCCTGGTTCGCTTTCACGGCGGCGACGACCTCGATCACGAGGGCGTAGACGCCGACAGCGGCCAGGAGGATGAACCCGATGAAGACGAACATCAGCGGGATGCAGATCAACGAGGCGATGATCATCGTCAGCTGGAAATTCAGCGCCGCTGCACTGTGCGCGCGGACGAACGGCCCGCGCTCGCGGAAGACCAGGTAGATGATCAGGGCACCCCACGGGGAGAAGATGATTCCGCCGAGGTGCGCGAGAGTCGCCCAGAGCTTCTCGTCCTGCGGGCTGAGAGGCGGGGCGACGGCGTAGGGCGGCTGAGGAGGCGGGGGCATCGTCATGGCGCCAGCGTAGAGGCCCGCCGGCTGGTGACCGACCTCGTCACGCGGCTGGAGTAACCGATACGTTCGTAGCGGGCATGTTGACCGTGCCGCACACAGACATCGAGACTCGGGGGAATCACATATGGACGCACTCGTCACGGGCGGGGCAGTCGTCATCGGCGCGATCGCCGTCGTCGCCGTCATCGTCTTCATCATCATCTTCATGGTCGTGCTGCGCGCCTGGTACAAGGTCGCCAAGGCCGACCAGGCGCTCGTCATCGTCGGACGCAACCAGAAGAACGCGTCGGGCGACTCGTCGCGCATCTCGGTCATCACCGGCGGCGGCGCGCTCGTCAACCCGCTGACGCAGCGCGCCGAGATGATCTCGCTGCGCGCGCGGCAGATCAAGATGGAGCCGACAGCCCAGTCATCCACCGGCGTCACGGTCAACGTGAGCGGTGTCGCCCTCGTCAAGATCGGTTCGGACCCCGAACTCGTCCGGCGTGCGGCCGAGCGCTTCCTCTCACAGGACGGCGCGATCGAGCAGTTCACCACCGAGCAGCTCGAGGGCGCGCTCCGCGGGGTCGTCGCGACGCTGACCGTCGAGCAGCTCATGAACGACCGGCAGAAGCTGTCGGATCAGATCGCCGACGGCATCAAGAGCGACCTGCTGTCGCAGGGCCTCATCCTCGACTCGTTCCAGATCCAGGGCGTCACCGACAAGAACGGCTACATCGACGCCCTCGGTGCGACCGAGGTGGAGCGCGTCCGTCGCGAGGCCGAGGTCGCCCGCATCAACGCAGCCCGCGAGGTGAAGGCACGGCAGATCGCCACCGACGAGGCGAACCTCATCGAGCAGACGGCGTACGACAAGAACTCCGCCGCGGCCGCGGCCGAGGTCGGTCGTGCCCGCGCCGAGGCGGAGCAGGCTGAGGCCCTCGCCCGCGCCGAGCGCGAGCAGGCCGTCCTCCTGCAGCAGGCCGAGAACCGCCAGGCGCAGCTCGACGCCGACGTCAAGAAGGTCGCCGACGCGTCGCTCTACGAGCGTGAGCGCTCGGCCGACGCAGACGCGTACACGCAGGTCAAGGCCGCTGAGGCCCGGGCGCGGATCGCGGCTCAGGAAGCCGAGGCCACGCGCCTGCGCGCCGAGGCCGACGCGGCCGCCGTGCGACTCGAGGGTGAAGCGCGCGCTGCGGCTCTCACTGCCGAGGCACGCGCGCTCGCCGAGAACCAGCAGGCGCTGCTCGCACAGCGCGCGATCGAGTCGCTCGTGCCCCTCATGACCGAGTTCGCCCGCGGCTTCGACAAGGTCGGCTCGATCACGGTGCTCGGCGGCGAAGGGGCCTCGAGCCACATCGCCGGCGAGAGCGCCTCGAGCATGCGCGCGACCTTCGACGCCGTTCAGGCAGCCACAGGCATCGACCTCCGCGGGATCATCCAGGGCCAGGCCACCGGCCGCGGCATCGCCCAGGGATTGCAGAACGAACAGGGGCTGCAGAACGAGCAGGATGCCGCGCCGCTGCGCCGTCGGACGGCAGAGCCGGCGTCCGCCGCTGAGACGGCCGCTCCCGCCGACGCACCGTCTCCGGACGCCGTGTGAACACGCCGGAGGGAGGCCGGTCGCTCGTCGTCGACGAGCAGCTGGCCTCCCGCCTGGCGCGCGGATTCCTCCGTTGGCAGCTGACGCGCCCCTCGTGGATCGTGCTGATGATCCTCACTGCGCTG is a genomic window containing:
- a CDS encoding SPFH domain-containing protein, with product MDALVTGGAVVIGAIAVVAVIVFIIIFMVVLRAWYKVAKADQALVIVGRNQKNASGDSSRISVITGGGALVNPLTQRAEMISLRARQIKMEPTAQSSTGVTVNVSGVALVKIGSDPELVRRAAERFLSQDGAIEQFTTEQLEGALRGVVATLTVEQLMNDRQKLSDQIADGIKSDLLSQGLILDSFQIQGVTDKNGYIDALGATEVERVRREAEVARINAAREVKARQIATDEANLIEQTAYDKNSAAAAAEVGRARAEAEQAEALARAEREQAVLLQQAENRQAQLDADVKKVADASLYERERSADADAYTQVKAAEARARIAAQEAEATRLRAEADAAAVRLEGEARAAALTAEARALAENQQALLAQRAIESLVPLMTEFARGFDKVGSITVLGGEGASSHIAGESASSMRATFDAVQAATGIDLRGIIQGQATGRGIAQGLQNEQGLQNEQDAAPLRRRTAEPASAAETAAPADAPSPDAV
- a CDS encoding glycine--tRNA ligase; the encoded protein is MAEQSRLDKVIALARHRGFVFQAGEIYGGSRSAWDYGPLGTELKENIRRQWWQTFVRGRGDMVGLDSSVILPKRVWEASGHVATFSDPLVECLQCHKRFREDTLIEDFEARKGRKAENGLGDIPCPNCGTKGQYTEPKSFSGLVKTYLGVVDDESGLHFLRPETAQGIFVNFSNVLTASRKKPPFGIGQVGKAFRNEITPGNFIFRTREFEQMEIEFFTPPAEAGEWFDHWVEACWNWFIDLGIDPENMRQFDVPKEDRAHYSAGTIDVEYRFGFTGKEWGELMGVANRTDFDLSSHIEASGQKLVYFDQASGETYVPYVIEPSFGLTRAMMAFLVDAYREEEVPNAKGGTDTRTVLGLDPRLAPVKVAVLPLSRNERLSPLARKVADDLRANGWNVDFDDAGAIGRRYRRQDEIGTPFCVTVDFDSLDDDAVTIRDRDSMAQERVALSELHSYLAPRLRGA
- a CDS encoding DUF4870 domain-containing protein, which produces MTMPPPPQPPYAVAPPLSPQDEKLWATLAHLGGIIFSPWGALIIYLVFRERGPFVRAHSAAALNFQLTMIIASLICIPLMFVFIGFILLAAVGVYALVIEVVAAVKANQGQWYTPPLSIRFVS